Genomic window (Methanocella sp.):
GCGCAGATCAACGATTTAGAGGTGGCCTACCCGTTCTCGCCAATGCTTGTGGCTTAAATTTGCTTAAGGGCTATTGCCCTTTTTTCTTTTATGGTTCTTGTGCCATCCTGGAGTGTCCTTAACCACGAGTGGTTTGATTGTGTTTACAGTGTCTTACTGTTTTTGTGTTCGTAAATCTAAAAAGAGTTTAGTGTCTTCAGTAGTGCCGTGTTTGTTTAGTGGTCCTTTGCCCTATTTTCGACTTTCGTACTGCTCGTCGGTTTTTCAACACGAAAGCACGAAAATTTTTATATCCCACGTAAGGGGCACTAAAATCACTAAGGCCCATGCCTGGCGCTTAAAACACGAAACAACATCTCCAATGGCGCTAAAGCGCTAAAGGATTGAAACACGAGAACGGCATGACTTTAATAGTTATGCTTTCCCTCGTGTTTCATTCTACTAGGGATGTTCGAGCCTTAGAGAGGTTGTTTCGTGTTTTGACGCTCAAGCATACACCTTAGAGAGGTTCGTGCCCTTACGTGGGATATAAAAAAATTCGTGATTTCGTGTTGAAAAAACCGAACAAATCAGCGAACGAAAACAAACAAAGGACAAACGATTATAAAACAAACACGGAACCACTGGTCTTCGTGTTAAAAACCGAGGGCCGTACGTGAGTCGCAAAGACGAGAAACAAATCGGTGAACGACGATTATAGCATAAACAATAGAATAACAAACATCTAAATTCTTTAATAATCACGGATAAAAATAAGATTTAGCGGGGTAAGGCTCCCCGGGGAGCCTTCCCCGAATACTATTGCGAATTCAGGTGTAGCACGCCTACATGAAGCCCATCGACGGCACGGGCGAGCCGCCGATACTCAGCCACGGGTAGGCGAACTGGGCGTATTGCGTCTGCCTCTGGAACGCGATCTGGCTCAGCGTACTCTGGGTATTGCCATCCTGCAGGATCGTCGGGAACGACATCGCAGTCGTTCCACCGATGGTCGGGAACGATATGTCGGCCGCCTGGACTTCGGTAGTGTTCTGGAACGCTGCCTGGAAGCTCGTGAGCGTATTATTCTCCACCATGGTCGGGAATCCCCAGGACATGGGCACCAGGGATGCAATGCCTGGTAACACCATTAAGGCGACGACCCCTATAGTAAGTACTGTCAGTATAAGTCTTTTTACCATTATATTACCCTCCTCAGATAGAAGAGTATGAAGGGCATTTACTAATATATTAGTCATTTTATAAACATTTCTAGGGCATCTTTATTGTTTTTTCACTAACTCTTAAAGGCTTAATTTCCTTGAATTAACGATATCCATTGCTCTCCGGATAATGAGATAAAAAAAGCGTTTTTATCTATCTATTGAGCGGGTTGTGTCTAACCGGGGAGAGTATAGAGTAAGGTGCTTTTGTCTACCAGCCGAAGCCGAAGCCAGGCAGAGACACAGCGCCGACGCCGACGAACGGGTAAGCGAACTCAGCGTACTCGTTGGTCTGGGCGAAGTCGGTGTGCGTGACGTCCTGGGTCTGACAGACCGTCTGGCAGATGTCCGGGAACGCAAGGTTCACGGGGCCGAACGGCAGCACGTTCGCCGTCAGGTCCGCGTCTCCACAGGGCGTATCGACCCCGAGAGTGCTGGCGCCCAGGTGCAGGCCATCGATGCTCGCCGGGAAGTTGATGTTGATGTTCTCAAAATCGGTCGCAGCAGCGGTATCCTGGTTGAACGCGCTGGTCGAGCCGTTCTGCACTATCACCGGGAAGCCATACGTGGTCGAGACCAGGCTGGCGTACGCGATGCCGGCAAAAGCCATGAAGGTCACGACCATGCATACAGTTATTCCTAAAAGTTTTGTTCTCATTGTATTACCCTCCTCTAATCAGGGGATAATCACGATGCTATCTAATATGTTCGTGACCGTATGCACCATAAAAGCGTAAAAATTGTGGATTTGGAATACGCCTTAAAAGTTTAAAAAAATTAAAGCGCCCGCCGATAAGCCTTTAGAGGCCCCTGAATTTTTCGTCGACGCTCATATGATCGCCGCAGTCGGGACAGCGGTCGTCGTATATGACCCTGGGCAACTCGCCGTCCAGATGGCTTCGCAGGGACGAGTTCTGGCCCATGCCGATGGCGACCCGCGTGACGCCGCACTTCGGGCATTTCATGGGAACGCCGAGTAGTTTTATATATGCCATATAATAAAAATTCAACCGCTTTGATAAAAAACCTTTTTAATTAAATGAACGCCGGACCGCTTGCCTGATACATATAGCTCCAGGGCCGGAAGCGAGACCATAGATTTAAATATACGGAAACTCAAATTGGGGAACGCCTTAAGGCGAAATTATTCAGGAATGCTGGGATAGCCAAGTCAGGTCAACGGCGACAGACTCAAGATCTGTTCCTGTAGAGGTTCTCCGGTTCGAATCCGGATCCCAGCATGTTATTTTTAGTCCGAACTTTCAGACTTTTTTACTTTTACGAGAATCGCTAAATTATGGAAGGATCGATGTTAGTTTTAATAAGGCCTTTGAAATAAAAGTAAAATCTTTTTTATAAATTACCGAAAATGGTACTGTGTAGTCTGCGGTACTCACTGAAACAAAGTTGTTGACGCTTGCTTGCATGGCTCGGATATCGCAGACTTGAAACATGCTTTTATCCAACTAGAATTTTATTCTCATAGATTAATGGCTTGTTTAGGAGCGTGTCTCATCCCTTTTATGTGGGCTGCTAGCGCGATGGCTTGGGTTATGAGGCCTACGGCGCATACGCCATACCAGCCGAAGGCAGAATACCCGTAGGATGCCAGAAATGAGCCTAGCGCGCCGCCGATGAAGTAGGCGACCATATAGATGGTATTCAATCGGTTGCGGGACTCATCACCAAGAGCGTGTATCCGGGCTTGGTTCGAGATCTGGCAACTCTGGACGCCCAGGTCGAGCAGGATGACGCCGACTATTAGTCCCCATATGCTGAACCCGAAGACCAGGAAACACAAGAAGGACAAGATGACGACGGCCATGCCGATCCAAATAGTGAACCTTGGACTCCGTTGGTCTGCGATGCGGCCGGCAATTGGAGCGGCAGCAGCGCCCACGACACCTACTAGTCCGAACAGGCCGGCGACTTCCGCGCTCATTGTGCCCATGTTATAGTGTGAGCTTTCCAGTAGGAAGACTAATGTCGTCCAGAATGCGCTAAAGGCGGCGAACATCATCGCACCATTTAGGGACGCCTCCCGGACCACCGGCTTATCCTTTATCAAGGATGCCATAGACTTGAACAATCCAAGATAACTTATGTTGGAGTTTGGCGGAGAAATAGGCAGCCTCCTGCTTAACAAGAGCGCCAGGGCGACCATGAGGCCGGAGGCAATCCAGTACACGACCTGCCACCCAAAGTACCCGCCCACGAAGCCGCTAAACGTCCGCGAAAGCAGTATCCCGATAAGCAGACCGCTCATCACCGTCCCTATGATCTTCCCCCGCTCAGCGGGGTCGGCCATCTGCGCCGCCAGTGGGACAATGAGCTGGGGAACGACAGATGTAAAACCGACGGCAAAAGATGCGATCAGCAGAATTGAACTGCTCCATGAAAAGGACATAAAGAGCAGCGAACATGCCGAAAGGCACAGCATTAAGAGTACGAGCTTTTTTTTTCCCGGATATCAGCCAAAGGCAGTATAAGCAACATGCCAAGCGCATAACCCAACTGCGTTAACGTGGCGGCAAACCCCACGTCGACCTGGGTCGCATGAAGCGATAGCGCTATATCGCTGAGTAATGGCTGGATATAATAGAGATTGGCCACGGCTATTCCAGTCGTCGCTGCCATGATAAGAACAAGAGAACGGTCAAGAACAGTCTTACCAGTAGCTTTTTCTAAGGCTTGCTGAGACATGGACGCACCTTCCCTGTTCGGGCTCCGTTGAATGCGATTGCTCTCATTTGATACCTCTGCTAGCTAGAACCAGCAGCACATATTCAGTCGCAAGTAACTTATAATAACCAGTTATCAAAATGTTACCAGGTATCATGATCAATAATAGAAAAACTTGTACATACCACTGCGAGGTTGACGCCGCCTTCGCCATCATGGGCGGGAGATGGAAGGCCCAGATCATCTGGCATATATCGGACGGGAATCCCAGATTCAAAGAACTTCGAAATATGCTGAAAACAGTTAGCCAACGCATGCTCTCCAAACAACTAAAAGAACTGGAAGACGACGGCCTCGTCACCCGCACCGTATATACAGAAGTCCCCATACGTGTAGAATACCAGCTAACCGAAGCAGGTCGAGCCCTCTTACCAATCATGAAAGAACTCGGCACATGGGTCAAGGAGAAATGCCCAGAAATCGTAAAGAGAATTGAACAATAGTACAAACGGTTGAGTGAAAAAGGATTATTAATAAAATATCAGGAGATGTGAAAATGAAGGTATTGTTGGTAAATGGTAGTCCTCACAAGAATGGTAGCACTCATACTGCTCTTACTGAAGTAGCTAAAACCTTGAATGAAGAAGGTATCGACACAGAAATTTTCTGGATTGGCATAAAGCCGCTTGCCGGCTGTATCGCCTGCAAGAAATGCGCTAAAACCGGTCGCTGTGCGTTTAATGACCGGGTCAACGATTTTCTTGACATTGCCAAAGATACTGATGGCTATATTTTTGGGTCGCCCGTGCATTATGCCTCAGTAACCGGTGCGATGACATCCTTCATGGATCGCGTATTCCAGGTCAACTCGCAGTCCAGCAATCAATCTTTTTACTTAAAACCGGCGGCCGCTGTTGTTTGCGCAAGGAGAGCGGGGACGACGGCCACTTTTGACCAGCTCAATAAATATTTCACCATTTCAGAGATGCCTGTCATTTCTTCACGTTACTGGAATATGGTTCATGGAGCAAAACCGGAAGATTTAGAAAAGGACCTAGAAGGCTTACAGACCATGCGTGTTCTTGCAAGGAACATGGCGTTTTTCTTGAAGTGCAAAGATGCTGGCCTCAAAACAGGAGTACCACTCCCGGTGCGGGAAGAAAAAATATACACAAACTTTATACGCGATTGATGCTCCTTTTTTTTATTACAAAATATTGATATTAAACTGTGGAGATTTTATTTCTCTACAAAATATTATTATCATTAAACGATTGAAATTAAAAATCGAGTCGTAGAATAACCAGTTTATGGCTGAATGGAAATGCTTGAAATGAATATTAAAAAATATCTATCCATATTTCTTAAGCCGTTCCCGGAACTCCTTGCGGTGGCGCTTCTCCTCGTCCAGGATGTGCTTCAGGACGCCCACGACCTCCGGGTCGCCGATGGTCTCGATCTGGTGCTTGTACTTTTCAATGTCCGCCGTCTCCATGGCGATCTGTTTTTCCAGCATGCCCTTCAGGTCGTCGCCGCCGAACTCTAGGACCTTATGCTCCATCGTGGGCTTGCCG
Coding sequences:
- a CDS encoding flavodoxin family protein is translated as MKVLLVNGSPHKNGSTHTALTEVAKTLNEEGIDTEIFWIGIKPLAGCIACKKCAKTGRCAFNDRVNDFLDIAKDTDGYIFGSPVHYASVTGAMTSFMDRVFQVNSQSSNQSFYLKPAAAVVCARRAGTTATFDQLNKYFTISEMPVISSRYWNMVHGAKPEDLEKDLEGLQTMRVLARNMAFFLKCKDAGLKTGVPLPVREEKIYTNFIRD
- a CDS encoding ferritin-like domain-containing protein gives rise to the protein MDKDEVVRILNEDFVDELEATMVYIRNTFLMNKCDPSQVTEAIGVDEMRHMWWLADLITKRGGKPTMEHKVLEFGGDDLKGMLEKQIAMETADIEKYKHQIETIGDPEVVGVLKHILDEEKRHRKEFRERLKKYG
- a CDS encoding helix-turn-helix domain-containing protein, whose amino-acid sequence is MINNRKTCTYHCEVDAAFAIMGGRWKAQIIWHISDGNPRFKELRNMLKTVSQRMLSKQLKELEDDGLVTRTVYTEVPIRVEYQLTEAGRALLPIMKELGTWVKEKCPEIVKRIEQ